The Flavobacterium faecale genomic sequence CTGCGATGGGAAAAACTGCTTTTGTACTTTCTATGGCCCGAAATATGGCAATAGATTATGGGCATCCAGTAGCATTATTCTCTCTGGAGATGGCATCTGTACAGCTGATTACTCGTTTAATTTCGTCTGAAACGGGACTTCCTTCCGAAAAATTACGTACCGGAAAATTAGAACCTCACGAGTGGACGATGTTGAGTACCAAAGTGAAAAATTTAGAAAAAGCACCACTCTATATTGATGATACGCCCTCACTTTCGATCTTTGACCTTAGAGCAAAAGCTAGACGTTTGGTATCGCAACACGGAATCAAAATTATAATTATCGATTATTTGCAGTTGATGACTGCGGGTGGAAACGGTAAAGGAGGAGGAAACCGTGAGCAAGAGATTTCTACTATTTCTCGAAATTTAAAAGCTTTGGCAAAAGAACTAAATGTGCCAGTTATTGCACTTTCTCAACTTTCGCGTGCTGTTGAAACCCGTGGATCTAGTAAAAGACCACTACTTTCCGACCTTCGTGAATCTGGGGCGATTGAACAGGATGCCGATATCGTTTCCTTTTTGTACCGTCCAGAATACTATAAAATTGAAGAATGGGATGATGATGAAGCTTCGCCAACTACAGGACAAGCTGAAATTATGATCGCTAAACACCGTAATGGTGGAATCGAAAATGTTCGTTTAAAGTTTATCGGGCATCTTGGTAAGTTTGATAATCTTGATGACTTTAGCGGAAATTATGATGATTTGCCTTCATCAATGAATCAGGATGATAATCCATTTTCAAGTAAAAGCCTCCCATCAGCTAATGAAGCTTTTGGAAGTACTTTTAATGATGACGATGATGATGATAGTGACATGCCGTTTTAATACTCTTTTAAAATAAATCATACTAGACTTTGCTTATGTAGAAATACTAAAGCAAAGTTTTTTTGTTTCTATCCAATTGGATAAAATTATAAAACAGTCTTTAAATATTTTTGGATACTTTACTTTTAGTTTGACCAATGATCTGCGTGCAATTCGTATAAATTCCTTTATCTTTGAGTAAAATAGTCAATAATGGGTTTAAAAAGCACAAGCATTTTAATATTAATTCTGGTATCCTTTTCGGTAAAAGCATCTTTTATTTTACTCCCAATGGATGATACTACACAGCAAAACCACCTCAAAGCATACGGTATTACCTTTTGGTGTTTAGAAAAAAAATACAAGGCAAGTTGGTTACTCAACTATCGTGGTGGTTCTTTTTTATTGCCAGATGCGTCTGATATTCGAAAGGAATGTCAAGTAAGAGGAGTAAGTTTTGAAATACTATCTGATGCTGATACAAATTCGATATTAAACGAAATTGCCAGCCCATCTCAAAATATGGAAACGGTTGTATTAGAAAAAGCGCCAAAAATTGCTGTATATACCCCGAAAGGCAAACAACCTTGGGATGATGCAGTAACGTTAGTACTTACCTATGCCGAAATTCCGTTTACGCCCATATATGATGAAGAAGTTTTGAGTGATCAATTGATTATGTACGACTGGTTACACCTGCATCATGAAGATTTTTCGGGACAATACGGAAAATTTTATGCTTCTTTTAAAAGTACGCCTTGGTATATTGAACAAAAAAAGAGTGCTGAAGAAATGGCTGCAAAGTTAGGCTACAGCAAAGTATCGCAGGAAAAGGGCGCAGTAGCAAAAAAAATTAGAGATTTTGTAATCGGTGGTGGTTTTATGTTTGCGATGTGTTCTGCTACCGATAGCTTTGATATTGCTTTAACTGCTGATGGTGTAGATATTTGTGAACCAATGTTTGACGGAGATCCATCAGAGGCTAATTACCAATCCAAGCTAATTTTTGCAAATTCGTTTGCTTTCAAGGATTTTACTTTAGAAAGAAGACCTGAGAAATATGAATTTTCAGATATCGATATGACAGAAACCAGACGTGTGCCCATGGATAAAGATTATTTTACCTTGATGCAGTTTTCTGCAAAATGGGATGCTATTCCGAGTATGTTATGTCAGAATCACACACAGTTGGTCAAAGGATTTATGGGACAAACTACAGCTTTTGATGCTAGTTTGATTAAATCGAACGTCCTTGTCATGGGAACTTGTGAGCTCAACGGTGAGGCACGCTACATTCATGGTGAGAAAGGGAAAGGTATGTTCACCTTTTTTAGTGGTCACGACCCCGAGGATTATCAGCATCAAGTAGGTGATCCACCAACGGTATTGGATCTACATCCTAACTCTCCTGGATATCGTTTAATCCTTAATAATGTATTGTTTCCTGCTGCTCGTAAAAAGAAACAAAAAACATAAAGTAGTTATGCGCTTGACAAAACAAATGTCGGACTATATAGTTTGAGATAAAAAAATGCTATTCTTTTTGAGAATAGCATTTTTTAGTTTTAATTGGACTTATTTGAGAT encodes the following:
- the dnaB gene encoding replicative DNA helicase, with the translated sequence MENFKNAYPAKADKSAVISLEKGKLPPQVIDLEEAVLGAMMIDKKGVDDVIDILQPDAFYKEAHRHIFEAIVELFTETQPIDLLTVSAQLRKNAKLELAGGDFYLIQLTQKISSSAHIEFHSRIILQKFIQRSLIRISTEIIEASYDETTDVFNLLDQAESKLYEVTQGNIKRSSETAQSLVLQAKKKIEEISKQEGLSGVETGFTNLDKLTSGWQPSDLIIIAARPAMGKTAFVLSMARNMAIDYGHPVALFSLEMASVQLITRLISSETGLPSEKLRTGKLEPHEWTMLSTKVKNLEKAPLYIDDTPSLSIFDLRAKARRLVSQHGIKIIIIDYLQLMTAGGNGKGGGNREQEISTISRNLKALAKELNVPVIALSQLSRAVETRGSSKRPLLSDLRESGAIEQDADIVSFLYRPEYYKIEEWDDDEASPTTGQAEIMIAKHRNGGIENVRLKFIGHLGKFDNLDDFSGNYDDLPSSMNQDDNPFSSKSLPSANEAFGSTFNDDDDDDSDMPF
- a CDS encoding asparagine synthetase B is translated as MGLKSTSILILILVSFSVKASFILLPMDDTTQQNHLKAYGITFWCLEKKYKASWLLNYRGGSFLLPDASDIRKECQVRGVSFEILSDADTNSILNEIASPSQNMETVVLEKAPKIAVYTPKGKQPWDDAVTLVLTYAEIPFTPIYDEEVLSDQLIMYDWLHLHHEDFSGQYGKFYASFKSTPWYIEQKKSAEEMAAKLGYSKVSQEKGAVAKKIRDFVIGGGFMFAMCSATDSFDIALTADGVDICEPMFDGDPSEANYQSKLIFANSFAFKDFTLERRPEKYEFSDIDMTETRRVPMDKDYFTLMQFSAKWDAIPSMLCQNHTQLVKGFMGQTTAFDASLIKSNVLVMGTCELNGEARYIHGEKGKGMFTFFSGHDPEDYQHQVGDPPTVLDLHPNSPGYRLILNNVLFPAARKKKQKT